The following are encoded together in the uncultured Sphaerochaeta sp. genome:
- a CDS encoding efflux RND transporter permease subunit, protein MSITNTVVRRPTTIIVIYVLLTVLALVVFPNLAVELFPEMDLPMVIVYSSYSGASPETMEGRVTKPIESAVSNVGGIKTISSTSSEGISMVMLEFAYGTDLDKASQSINDNLNLVADFFPDDASQPTIFKLNTNMMPVMNIALRSSSGKDANELRALMEDVIQNQIDRVGGVSNTSINGGQDAIVQVAIDQNRLEAYGVTLSQVSFALNPQNVQVGAGTMVEGDLSYLLRTDAEFSSLEEIENVMIMSLPNYDNTGNVTGSSVIRLKDLATVSYAFRDATSQVYINGEPGVYLSVSKESDANTVQVAKRVHTLIEDLNHSLPDDLSLEVIVDTSTMVESTINAVYESLLYGVILVMVVLFIFLRSFKSTLIIGVAIPISMLLTVLSMFFLGYSLNLMTLTGLILGLGMTVDSSIVVLENIFRYRERGAKLHAAAILGTKEMIVSIVASTLTTVCVFVPMVLLRSNLEMLGEMITPMAGTIIISLLASLVVSITLIPVLSSSYVKIYTRKQKPLRLPLLRFIDDKAEDAFEALDRGYKRVLSLLIDYRWLTLLLVVLIMVLTFQAYGAMHQSLYPTMSETSVTVSATLPEGTTLETTESLLRDLEAQAKQDIVGYKDLIVTVGGGGMFGGGGTNSGSLQISLHDDEGADSMQTVQEKLRQYFPLYPSASFSFSQMSMGLGNINPVDVVVKSDNLDLAVATAEQIRDLIEENLPGVTEVRTDFTQGLPEFRVVIDRERAYAYNLTMQSIANEISYSVNGLTATQLKSDGSETDVVVILQDEDRSSELDLRRIFVRNSMGEKISLDNVASIERATGPVSINRENEMRTVHVVGGLQGSYAVSQAEEDIKALVKEQLQPSGDVFIEYGGDFADMTQMFSQVWLILVLAIVLVFGVMASLFESFRNPFIVLLSMPLMLIGVVGIYLITGETFSLISAIGLIILAGIVVNNGIVLIEYINLLRRRGMKIREACIEAGGNRLKPILMTSLTTIFGMIPLAFFGGQGAEQIQPIGQTIIGGMTISTLMTIFFTPVLYALFNKDKKKQDVESIENYAEGE, encoded by the coding sequence ATGAGTATAACCAATACCGTTGTACGACGGCCAACTACCATCATTGTCATCTATGTACTGTTGACGGTGCTTGCGTTGGTTGTCTTTCCCAATCTTGCAGTAGAACTGTTTCCGGAGATGGACCTTCCCATGGTTATTGTCTACTCCTCCTACAGTGGTGCAAGCCCCGAGACCATGGAGGGCAGGGTCACCAAACCCATTGAAAGTGCTGTTTCCAATGTCGGGGGAATAAAGACAATCAGTTCAACCTCATCTGAGGGGATAAGTATGGTGATGCTTGAATTCGCGTATGGAACTGACTTGGACAAGGCTAGCCAATCAATCAACGATAATCTCAATCTGGTAGCAGATTTTTTCCCTGACGATGCCAGTCAACCGACCATTTTCAAGCTAAATACCAACATGATGCCGGTGATGAATATCGCCCTTCGTAGTTCCAGTGGTAAGGATGCCAATGAGCTCAGGGCATTGATGGAGGATGTGATCCAGAACCAGATCGACCGGGTAGGTGGGGTTTCCAATACCTCGATCAATGGTGGTCAGGATGCCATTGTGCAGGTTGCAATTGACCAGAACAGGCTGGAGGCGTATGGGGTAACCCTGAGTCAGGTCTCCTTTGCCTTGAACCCTCAGAATGTACAGGTCGGTGCAGGTACTATGGTGGAGGGTGATCTCTCCTACCTGCTCAGGACAGATGCAGAGTTCTCATCTCTCGAAGAGATTGAGAATGTCATGATCATGAGCCTCCCAAACTATGACAATACCGGTAACGTAACAGGATCGAGTGTTATCCGCCTCAAGGACCTGGCAACCGTATCCTATGCATTCCGCGATGCAACCAGCCAGGTGTACATCAACGGGGAGCCAGGGGTATATCTCTCTGTCTCGAAGGAATCTGATGCCAATACAGTGCAGGTTGCCAAACGAGTACATACACTCATTGAGGATTTGAATCATTCATTACCTGATGATCTGAGTCTGGAAGTGATTGTAGATACCTCCACAATGGTTGAATCCACCATCAATGCAGTGTATGAATCACTGCTCTACGGAGTGATTCTGGTCATGGTCGTGCTCTTCATCTTCCTGAGGAGTTTCAAGTCTACCCTGATCATTGGTGTAGCAATACCAATCTCCATGCTCCTTACTGTACTTTCCATGTTCTTCTTAGGCTACTCGTTGAATCTGATGACCTTGACCGGGCTTATCCTTGGGCTGGGTATGACGGTAGACAGCTCCATTGTTGTCCTAGAGAACATCTTCCGCTATCGCGAACGAGGGGCTAAACTGCATGCAGCAGCAATCCTTGGTACCAAGGAAATGATTGTCTCAATTGTCGCATCCACCCTGACCACAGTGTGTGTATTTGTTCCGATGGTTCTGCTGAGAAGCAATCTTGAGATGCTTGGGGAGATGATTACCCCGATGGCGGGTACCATCATCATCAGTCTGCTTGCTTCCTTGGTGGTCTCGATTACCTTGATCCCAGTGCTCTCCAGTAGCTACGTGAAGATCTATACCCGTAAACAGAAGCCGCTTCGCCTCCCTCTCCTTCGCTTCATTGATGACAAGGCAGAGGATGCCTTCGAGGCTTTGGACCGTGGATACAAGCGTGTGCTCTCCCTTCTTATCGATTACCGCTGGCTTACGCTGTTGCTGGTGGTCCTAATCATGGTTTTGACCTTCCAGGCCTATGGTGCGATGCATCAGAGCTTGTATCCCACCATGAGCGAGACCTCGGTTACCGTGAGTGCAACCCTTCCTGAAGGAACTACCCTGGAAACCACCGAGAGCCTACTTCGTGATCTGGAAGCTCAGGCAAAGCAGGATATAGTTGGATACAAGGACCTGATCGTGACCGTCGGTGGTGGTGGTATGTTCGGCGGGGGAGGAACCAACAGTGGGTCCTTGCAAATTTCCCTTCATGATGATGAGGGTGCCGATAGTATGCAAACTGTCCAGGAGAAGCTTCGACAATACTTCCCACTCTACCCATCAGCCTCGTTCTCATTCAGCCAGATGTCCATGGGACTTGGGAATATCAACCCGGTTGATGTGGTGGTAAAAAGCGATAATCTGGACCTAGCAGTCGCCACCGCTGAACAAATCCGTGACCTGATCGAGGAGAATTTGCCTGGGGTAACGGAAGTTCGTACTGACTTCACCCAGGGCTTGCCCGAATTCAGGGTCGTGATCGATCGAGAACGTGCCTATGCCTACAACCTTACCATGCAGAGTATTGCCAATGAGATAAGCTACAGTGTAAATGGGCTTACGGCTACCCAGCTGAAGAGCGACGGGAGTGAGACGGATGTGGTGGTCATCCTTCAGGATGAGGACCGCTCGAGTGAGCTCGACCTTAGGCGTATCTTTGTACGTAATTCCATGGGTGAGAAGATCAGCTTGGACAATGTTGCCTCAATCGAGAGAGCTACAGGACCTGTTTCCATCAATCGTGAAAATGAGATGCGCACAGTCCACGTGGTTGGTGGCCTGCAAGGGAGTTATGCAGTAAGCCAGGCAGAAGAGGACATAAAAGCCTTGGTAAAAGAACAGCTTCAGCCATCAGGTGATGTCTTCATTGAATATGGTGGTGATTTTGCTGACATGACACAGATGTTCAGTCAAGTCTGGTTGATCTTGGTGCTCGCAATTGTCTTGGTGTTCGGGGTAATGGCATCCCTGTTTGAGTCATTCAGGAATCCCTTCATTGTCCTGCTCTCCATGCCTCTTATGCTCATCGGCGTGGTGGGAATCTATCTGATAACCGGAGAAACATTCAGCTTGATCAGTGCCATTGGCCTGATCATATTGGCTGGTATTGTAGTAAATAACGGTATCGTCTTGATTGAGTATATCAATCTACTGAGAAGGCGCGGCATGAAAATCAGAGAGGCTTGTATTGAGGCTGGTGGAAACCGTCTCAAGCCGATTCTCATGACCAGCTTGACCACCATCTTTGGTATGATCCCCCTTGCCTTTTTTGGAGGACAAGGAGCAGAGCAGATCCAACCGATCGGGCAAACCATCATTGGAGGAATGACGATCAGTACGCTGATGACGATTTTCTTCACACCGGTACTCTATGCGCTCTTCAACAAAGATAAAAAGAAGCAGGACGTAGAGAGTATTGAAAATTATGCAGAGGGGGAGTGA
- a CDS encoding PG0541 family transporter-associated protein, which yields MRRVEIMAAQAILEDVLEALGHYEVPMHYTIIPTAHGKGSTIPKLGDDVWPEENFVLIIYCEEATLESIEMAIQLVKKKYDHEGIGYFVI from the coding sequence ATGAGAAGAGTAGAAATCATGGCAGCGCAGGCAATCCTGGAAGATGTTCTTGAGGCACTCGGGCACTATGAGGTACCAATGCATTATACCATTATCCCCACTGCCCATGGAAAAGGCAGCACCATCCCCAAGCTTGGGGATGATGTGTGGCCGGAAGAAAATTTTGTTTTGATTATCTATTGTGAAGAGGCAACCCTCGAGAGTATTGAGATGGCCATACAGCTTGTGAAAAAGAAGTATGACCATGAAGGGATTGGTTACTTTGTAATCTGA
- a CDS encoding mechanosensitive ion channel family protein — protein MQTLLEWEYLKALSVIVVGSLILFLVNIILKRRIRKMEEKVQEGKKTINLNFMRFFQKIAVPLAFLGLLTVAVEMVAFDDQIQNIVKISFSIIMTFIIVRSLNKSLELAFSRYFDHDWANHDREKNLRPLLSLVKFIFWIIGIIFLMANLGLDVSTALAGLGVGGIAVAIAAQGILGDLFSYLVIFFDKPFELGDFIVFGDKSGVVERIGIKSIRIRVLSGELMIIANSDLTSARIHNYKQMLRRRVVFKIGVLYETPAEKLEKIPTIIKDIIASVQTIEGVTCDRSHFFAFGDFSLQFETVYYVPTNDYARYMDTQQEIYLKLIKAFKEEGIEFAYPTQLVYTKAGTSKLVETEVVPPPQITK, from the coding sequence ATGCAAACACTATTGGAATGGGAATATCTAAAAGCACTTTCGGTTATTGTTGTTGGTTCACTCATTTTATTCTTGGTGAATATCATCCTTAAACGTCGAATCCGTAAAATGGAAGAAAAAGTTCAGGAAGGGAAAAAAACCATAAACCTGAATTTTATGCGGTTCTTCCAGAAAATTGCAGTTCCCTTGGCTTTCCTTGGATTGCTGACTGTAGCAGTTGAAATGGTGGCGTTCGATGATCAAATTCAGAACATTGTAAAGATCAGTTTTTCCATCATCATGACCTTCATCATTGTACGTTCCCTCAATAAATCATTGGAGCTGGCTTTTTCCCGGTACTTCGATCATGATTGGGCAAACCATGACCGGGAGAAGAATCTTAGACCCTTGTTGTCCTTGGTCAAATTCATCTTCTGGATCATTGGGATCATCTTCCTGATGGCCAATCTCGGACTCGATGTCTCCACTGCACTCGCCGGGCTTGGCGTTGGCGGTATTGCTGTAGCCATTGCCGCCCAAGGAATCCTAGGGGACCTCTTCAGCTACCTGGTCATTTTCTTTGACAAACCCTTTGAATTGGGTGACTTCATCGTCTTTGGCGATAAGTCAGGTGTGGTTGAACGGATTGGTATCAAATCAATTAGAATCAGGGTACTCTCCGGTGAATTGATGATCATCGCCAACTCTGACTTAACATCTGCTCGTATACACAACTACAAACAGATGCTCAGGCGTAGGGTTGTCTTCAAGATTGGCGTCCTCTATGAGACCCCAGCCGAAAAACTTGAGAAGATTCCTACCATCATCAAGGATATCATCGCTTCAGTCCAAACCATCGAAGGTGTCACCTGTGATCGGTCACACTTCTTTGCATTCGGAGACTTCTCCCTTCAATTTGAGACAGTCTATTATGTTCCAACCAATGACTATGCTCGCTACATGGACACCCAACAGGAGATTTATCTCAAACTCATCAAGGCATTCAAGGAAGAAGGTATTGAGTTTGCCTACCCTACCCAATTGGTCTACACCAAGGCAGGGACAAGCAAACTAGTAGAAACAGAGGTGGTACCTCCTCCTCAGATTACAAAGTAA
- a CDS encoding glycoside hydrolase family 43 protein, whose product MKLHEIQMRDPFVLSDNQSMSYYLYGTTDKDPWKAPGVSFEVYRSTDLYEWEGPFTVFTPPKGFWGTHNFWAPEVHTYLGKYYLFATFTAPGHCRGTHILVSESPMGPFLPVSEEPATPMEWECLDGTFYLDDTAQPWIVFCHEWVQINDGEVCAIRLSSDLSTPIGAPVLLFRASEASWPKALVRRDGSGLVDAKVTDGPFMHRNSDGTLLMLWSSVATSGYAMGYASSVSGTIRGPWKQQAMPLVSSDGGHGMIFKTFKGKLFLTYHSPNKTPNERPFFVPLAETTGGLACR is encoded by the coding sequence ATGAAACTGCATGAGATACAGATGCGTGACCCGTTTGTGCTTTCCGATAATCAATCCATGAGCTATTACCTCTACGGAACCACTGACAAGGATCCATGGAAAGCTCCTGGGGTTAGCTTCGAAGTGTACCGAAGCACTGACTTGTATGAGTGGGAGGGCCCTTTTACGGTATTTACCCCACCGAAGGGATTCTGGGGGACCCATAATTTCTGGGCTCCTGAGGTACACACCTATCTGGGCAAGTACTATCTCTTTGCCACATTCACTGCCCCAGGACATTGTCGAGGTACCCATATCCTTGTCAGTGAATCTCCCATGGGTCCCTTTCTTCCTGTTTCAGAAGAACCAGCCACACCAATGGAGTGGGAGTGTCTGGACGGTACTTTTTACCTTGACGATACAGCACAACCTTGGATTGTCTTCTGCCATGAGTGGGTACAGATCAATGATGGCGAGGTTTGTGCCATAAGATTGAGCAGTGATCTCAGTACCCCTATTGGGGCTCCTGTATTGCTTTTCAGGGCTTCAGAGGCTTCTTGGCCGAAAGCACTGGTCAGAAGAGACGGGAGTGGGTTGGTTGATGCAAAAGTGACCGACGGCCCGTTCATGCATAGGAATAGCGATGGAACCCTGTTGATGCTCTGGTCCAGTGTAGCTACTTCAGGGTATGCGATGGGCTACGCAAGCAGCGTAAGTGGAACGATACGAGGTCCTTGGAAACAGCAAGCAATGCCGCTGGTCAGTAGTGACGGCGGTCATGGGATGATTTTCAAGACGTTTAAAGGGAAACTCTTCCTTACCTACCATAGTCCTAACAAGACCCCGAATGAGAGGCCGTTCTTTGTACCACTTGCAGAGACAACCGGAGGTCTTGCATGTCGATAG
- a CDS encoding pyridoxal-dependent decarboxylase: MQMSQNPTNIPYFLGPEKEKKEQYKRVLTDTIEAITASVSDQGAYQGASVETLQQALSQFSLLPSHGIGWEALLEQVKETILPHFLRTWSPNYMAHLHSPALLESIASELIIATFNQSMDSWDQSPVATEVEVAVVNELCRLYGYIEGSDGVFTSGGSQSNLSAITMARDWYCSTKLGHDVKKEGLPPSYHKLRLYTSEVSHFSMEKSAHLLGLGYHAVRKVPVDDLCRMDVEKLNAMIESDKQDGLLPFCVVATIGTTDYGSIDPVEALREVCDKEGMFLHADGAYGSGLQLSPTYRSRLGDLSLCDSITVDFHKMFLLPISCGALLVKNKQHFSVFTLHADYLNREEDEEEGYTNLVGKSLQTTRRGDALKVWMAFQCRGKDGYATIIDTCTENAAYLAKELLAHASFTLAIEPELSSVVFRHIGSCELNKRIRKKLLHHHQVVIGQTVYKGQTYLKFTLLNPTLTKKHLSELLTLIDTLAIELQ; encoded by the coding sequence ATGCAGATGTCACAAAATCCAACTAACATTCCTTACTTTCTCGGACCAGAGAAGGAGAAGAAAGAGCAGTATAAGAGAGTACTCACTGATACCATCGAGGCGATTACTGCCTCGGTGAGTGATCAGGGTGCCTACCAAGGAGCTTCTGTAGAAACGCTGCAACAAGCACTATCACAGTTCTCCCTGCTTCCTTCCCATGGTATTGGTTGGGAAGCACTCCTGGAACAGGTGAAAGAGACAATACTCCCCCACTTTCTCAGGACTTGGTCACCAAACTACATGGCACACCTACATAGCCCAGCGCTCTTGGAATCAATTGCCAGTGAGTTGATCATCGCAACCTTCAACCAATCGATGGACAGCTGGGACCAGAGTCCAGTTGCAACCGAGGTTGAGGTAGCAGTGGTCAACGAGCTTTGCAGACTCTATGGCTACATAGAAGGAAGTGATGGTGTATTCACCTCCGGGGGAAGCCAGTCGAACCTGAGTGCCATTACCATGGCCCGTGACTGGTATTGTAGTACAAAGCTTGGCCATGATGTGAAAAAGGAAGGCCTTCCACCTTCCTACCACAAGCTCAGGCTCTACACAAGTGAAGTCTCTCACTTCTCCATGGAAAAGAGTGCCCATCTACTCGGCCTTGGCTACCATGCTGTACGCAAGGTGCCGGTTGATGACCTATGCAGGATGGATGTAGAAAAACTCAACGCGATGATTGAGTCGGATAAGCAAGATGGCCTCCTGCCCTTCTGCGTGGTGGCAACCATCGGAACAACGGACTATGGCTCTATCGACCCAGTTGAAGCGTTACGCGAGGTCTGTGACAAGGAAGGAATGTTCCTTCACGCTGATGGAGCCTACGGCAGCGGACTACAACTTTCCCCGACCTACCGTTCTAGACTGGGAGATCTCTCGCTCTGTGATTCCATCACCGTCGATTTCCATAAGATGTTCCTCCTCCCTATCAGTTGTGGCGCACTGCTCGTGAAGAACAAACAGCACTTCTCTGTCTTCACCCTTCATGCAGACTATCTCAACAGGGAGGAAGATGAAGAGGAAGGATATACCAATCTGGTAGGCAAGAGTCTGCAGACCACCCGCAGAGGGGATGCCTTGAAGGTATGGATGGCCTTCCAGTGTAGGGGAAAAGATGGTTATGCTACGATCATCGACACCTGCACAGAGAATGCCGCCTATCTTGCGAAGGAATTGTTAGCCCATGCCTCATTCACACTTGCCATTGAACCGGAGCTCAGCAGCGTAGTATTCCGTCACATTGGTAGCTGCGAACTGAATAAGCGTATCAGGAAGAAGTTGTTGCACCACCATCAAGTGGTGATCGGTCAGACTGTATATAAGGGGCAAACATATCTTAAGTTTACCCTACTCAATCCAACCCTTACCAAGAAGCATCTCTCAGAATTGCTTACCTTGATAGACACCTTGGCAATTGAACTGCAATAA
- a CDS encoding diaminobutyrate--2-oxoglutarate transaminase family protein — MTENTNQFYLDRQNQTESNARTYPRKFPIAIKKAKGSVVTDVEGNTYLDFLCGAGTLALGHNDSEITQTMIDLLQSGAPLHSLDLTTPVKDTFVHTLLSLLPEELKQHGKLQFCSPSGTDAVDAAIKLCKTATGRSSVIAFGGGYHGMGHGALALTGNLHAKTNVNGLMSDVHFFPYPYSYRCPFGLGGEAGVDAACAYFERTLKDPESGITRPAAVILEPIQGEGGVIPAPVKFLQTVRRVTEELDIPMIVDEIQCGVGRSGKFFAFEYAGITPDVILTSKAIGGSQPMAVVIYHEKLDAWQPGAHAGTFRGNQIAMAAGTVVMKRVSDSAFLTEVQEKGAHLEKAFLKLKQEVSIIGDIRAKGLMLGIEFVDPRGAKDQLGSLPSSGDIATRVQQECFKNRLIMEKGGRHGSVMRCLCALNVTHEEIETMLKITERAIRKVDADVTKSN; from the coding sequence ATGACTGAAAATACCAATCAATTCTATCTTGACCGACAGAATCAAACAGAATCAAACGCTCGCACATATCCCAGAAAATTCCCCATTGCCATCAAGAAGGCAAAAGGTTCTGTAGTAACCGATGTAGAAGGAAACACCTATCTTGATTTCCTCTGCGGCGCTGGCACCCTGGCCCTCGGTCACAACGACAGTGAAATCACACAGACCATGATCGACCTTCTCCAAAGTGGTGCACCACTGCACTCACTCGATCTTACCACCCCAGTCAAGGATACCTTCGTTCATACCCTCCTTTCCTTGCTTCCTGAAGAACTCAAGCAACACGGAAAACTCCAGTTCTGCAGTCCAAGCGGAACTGATGCAGTGGATGCAGCAATCAAGCTCTGCAAGACTGCCACCGGTCGCTCCTCCGTCATCGCATTCGGTGGTGGATACCATGGAATGGGTCATGGTGCCCTTGCACTGACAGGCAACCTGCATGCAAAAACGAACGTCAACGGCCTTATGAGTGACGTACACTTCTTCCCCTACCCGTATTCCTACCGCTGTCCGTTTGGCCTTGGAGGAGAAGCAGGAGTGGACGCAGCATGCGCCTACTTTGAGCGTACGCTCAAGGACCCGGAGAGTGGAATCACCAGACCAGCAGCGGTTATTCTTGAACCTATCCAGGGTGAGGGTGGCGTCATCCCTGCTCCTGTAAAATTCCTGCAGACTGTCAGGAGGGTTACCGAGGAACTCGATATCCCCATGATCGTCGATGAAATCCAGTGCGGAGTTGGTCGTTCAGGCAAGTTCTTTGCTTTCGAGTATGCCGGTATCACACCCGATGTCATCCTTACCTCCAAGGCAATTGGAGGGAGCCAACCGATGGCAGTGGTAATCTACCATGAGAAGCTCGATGCCTGGCAACCAGGAGCCCATGCAGGCACCTTCAGGGGAAACCAGATCGCCATGGCAGCCGGTACTGTAGTCATGAAGAGAGTAAGTGATTCTGCTTTCCTCACTGAAGTACAGGAGAAGGGAGCACATCTTGAAAAGGCTTTCCTGAAGCTCAAGCAAGAGGTTTCCATCATTGGGGACATCCGTGCAAAAGGTTTGATGCTTGGCATCGAGTTTGTAGACCCAAGAGGAGCGAAGGACCAACTTGGGTCGCTTCCCAGCAGTGGGGATATTGCAACCCGTGTACAGCAGGAGTGTTTCAAGAATCGCCTCATCATGGAAAAAGGCGGCAGACATGGATCAGTCATGCGTTGCCTCTGTGCACTGAATGTCACCCATGAAGAGATTGAAACCATGCTCAAAATCACTGAGAGAGCAATACGCAAGGTAGATGCAGATGTCACAAAATCCAACTAA
- a CDS encoding ABC transporter ATP-binding protein, translating into MEQAMQENALTVQDGQEVVVHMQNIGFSYAQNRLFNHLDLEIRRGNIYGLLGKNGAGKTTLLKILSGQLFIEEGETKVLGENPQKRTPSLLSEIFYLPEEFPLPKMKASEYLAMRSPFYPKFDHEKFNQYCSEFDIDLNQRLDQMSLGQKKKVLLSFGLATNTALLILDEPTNGLDIPSKRQFRQTVASAMTEQRTFIISTHQVRDMENLIDPIIILHDGKVIFNDTVESVNEKYVLSLTTEQPKADEGMYTEKVLGGWMVLSERTDDREGSPLDLETLFNVIIEQSKGSAGGVR; encoded by the coding sequence ATGGAACAAGCAATGCAAGAGAACGCGCTTACCGTTCAGGACGGACAAGAGGTCGTGGTGCACATGCAGAATATTGGTTTCTCATATGCTCAGAACCGTTTATTCAACCATCTTGATCTTGAGATCAGGAGAGGGAATATTTATGGTTTGCTGGGTAAGAATGGGGCAGGGAAGACTACATTGCTGAAGATTCTCAGCGGGCAGCTCTTCATCGAAGAGGGAGAGACGAAGGTGTTGGGGGAGAATCCCCAGAAGAGAACTCCGTCCTTGCTGAGTGAGATTTTTTATCTTCCTGAGGAGTTCCCTCTGCCGAAGATGAAAGCAAGCGAGTATCTTGCAATGCGATCCCCCTTTTATCCCAAGTTCGACCATGAGAAGTTTAATCAGTATTGCAGTGAGTTCGATATTGATCTGAATCAGCGTCTTGATCAGATGTCGCTGGGGCAGAAAAAGAAGGTATTGCTCTCTTTTGGGCTTGCCACCAACACTGCTCTCCTGATTTTGGACGAGCCAACGAATGGACTCGATATTCCAAGCAAGCGGCAGTTCAGGCAGACGGTGGCATCGGCCATGACCGAGCAGAGAACGTTCATCATCTCGACTCACCAGGTACGCGATATGGAGAATCTGATCGATCCGATCATCATCCTCCACGATGGCAAGGTGATATTCAACGATACGGTCGAATCAGTGAATGAGAAGTATGTTCTCTCCCTAACCACAGAGCAGCCCAAGGCTGACGAGGGTATGTACACTGAGAAGGTGCTTGGAGGTTGGATGGTACTGAGTGAACGTACTGATGACAGGGAAGGAAGTCCCTTGGACCTGGAGACGTTGTTCAATGTAATCATCGAGCAATCGAAGGGTAGTGCAGGAGGTGTGAGATGA
- a CDS encoding GntR family transcriptional regulator produces the protein MQFNTHSPIYMQIAEYIHDLILSNVWEDGQRIPSVRDMAMELEVNPNTVIRTYSLLQEEGTLENQRGIGYFTAKDARTLVLQKRREHFIKRELPALFETMGRLGLTMKDLQQYAENKEKDDEIEPQEE, from the coding sequence ATGCAGTTTAACACACATTCTCCAATCTATATGCAAATTGCCGAGTATATTCATGACTTGATCCTCAGCAATGTCTGGGAGGATGGTCAGAGAATTCCCTCGGTACGCGATATGGCAATGGAACTGGAGGTGAATCCCAATACCGTTATCAGGACATACTCGCTTCTGCAGGAAGAGGGTACACTTGAGAACCAACGAGGGATTGGGTACTTCACAGCCAAGGATGCCAGGACACTGGTCCTGCAAAAACGACGTGAGCACTTTATCAAACGAGAGCTTCCTGCTCTCTTTGAAACCATGGGTCGCTTGGGTCTGACCATGAAAGACTTACAACAATATGCTGAAAATAAGGAGAAAGATGATGAAATCGAGCCACAAGAAGAGTAA
- a CDS encoding lactonase family protein, with protein sequence METLVVGSRVSDSVEGLNCFLFDERMGIMTYHSGSMKIEQPTFQCFDAARNILYSVSETETDGHVYAIQVYPDHTCKLLYMLPTGGGSPCHLSLSLDHSMLVVSNYADGVLSIYSVLDTPTLLFQKSFTGKGTHPTRQERSHIHSSRFTKDGNTLFVADLGLDQVIWYTKDFIEKTIINTPPGSGPRHLELSINEKFLYVAAELSSEVLVYRLSNQPVLIQRISTLEPGYKKENTVADIHFDAKYRFLYCSNRGHDSIAIYRCESKDGTLRFIGHCKTEKEPRNFTFSPSGAHLVVANGSSNSITSYPINRRTGLCGLCNHRIIVEQPVCLNFVG encoded by the coding sequence ATGGAAACACTGGTTGTTGGTAGCAGGGTCTCTGATTCTGTGGAGGGACTGAACTGCTTTCTCTTTGATGAACGAATGGGAATCATGACCTATCACTCAGGTTCAATGAAAATTGAACAACCTACCTTCCAGTGTTTTGATGCTGCGAGAAACATTCTTTACAGCGTCAGTGAGACAGAGACAGACGGACATGTATATGCCATACAGGTATACCCTGACCATACCTGTAAACTACTCTACATGCTTCCAACCGGTGGAGGTTCTCCCTGCCATCTCTCACTCAGCCTTGATCATTCGATGCTTGTTGTTTCCAATTATGCAGACGGAGTGCTTTCCATATACTCTGTTTTGGATACACCTACCTTACTGTTTCAGAAATCCTTCACTGGCAAGGGAACCCACCCTACCCGCCAGGAACGATCACATATCCACAGCAGTCGATTCACCAAGGATGGCAATACCCTTTTCGTCGCTGACCTGGGATTGGACCAAGTAATCTGGTACACCAAAGACTTTATTGAAAAGACGATCATCAACACACCACCAGGTAGTGGACCCAGGCACCTGGAACTCTCCATAAATGAGAAATTTCTCTATGTCGCTGCTGAACTCTCATCTGAAGTTTTAGTATACAGACTTTCCAATCAACCAGTCCTGATACAACGAATCAGCACGCTTGAACCTGGGTACAAAAAAGAAAACACCGTGGCTGACATTCATTTTGATGCGAAGTATCGCTTTCTCTACTGTTCCAACCGAGGCCATGACAGTATTGCCATCTACCGATGTGAAAGCAAGGATGGAACATTGCGTTTCATAGGCCACTGCAAGACAGAAAAGGAACCCCGAAACTTCACATTCTCGCCTTCCGGTGCTCACCTTGTGGTTGCAAACGGTAGCAGCAACTCAATTACCAGCTACCCCATCAACCGCAGGACAGGATTGTGTGGATTATGCAATCATCGGATTATTGTTGAGCAACCAGTCTGCCTGAACTTTGTTGGATAG